The proteins below come from a single Ptychodera flava strain L36383 chromosome 6, AS_Pfla_20210202, whole genome shotgun sequence genomic window:
- the LOC139134669 gene encoding vitamin D3 hydroxylase-associated protein-like, producing the protein MTLEDCRSYIVYFTEPRKLLASFVAAYGIWWLAKKVKSRNQLLTLRKLNSEKKRSADRRKARMKEELQTTDEDVLKRRRDIVDMPLTKLVDEIKSGKFSAQEVLQAFQAKALEATEEVNCVTEMIEEAKDIAQLLDSQDESHGLLHGIPFSIKDNIDVKGYDSSLGLTKFINSPLDEDSVVVKILRLQGAIPFAKTNIPQIVGSFSCSNPIYGETIHPTDRTRCPGGSSGGEGALICCNASPLGIGTDIGGSVRIPAHFCGICGLKPTKHRISTKGVRVGRPGIKGVSSTPGPMARDVDSLVLFMRALLVPEMFELDSSVPPLVFNEKVYNSHKRLRIGYCCDSKLFPPVPSCRRAVLLTKQLLEESGHILVPFQFPEEDGTESPMLYLLRVLNAVKRPKKSLMEGEVVDGFRQLQSKTPNRSRLQRILMRPFQSQRERILSDLYNTGLEGIEELNCLYATIENYNQLFMAHWKKEALDLLITPVAVSTAVSSTMAAKFSAMLQGWSAVFNALDYPAGTLPITNVTEEDDGELENSYQENDMWYKLIKKACKNSAGLPVGVQCVALPWQEEMCLRIMKEIENLVNLRNQQQGQ; encoded by the exons ATGACGCTTGAGGACTGTAGATCATACATAGTCTATTTTACAGAGCCAAGGAAATTATTGGCATCCTTTGTGGCGGCCTACGGCATCTGGTGGCTCGCAAAGAAAGTTAAGTCACGCAACCAGCTACTGACCCTGCGAAAATTGAACAGTGAAAAGAAGCGGAGTGCAGACAGACGAAAAGCTAGGATGAAAGAAGAGTTGCAGACTACAGATGAG GATGTTCTGAAAAGAAGACGAGATATCGTTGACATGCCACTTACGAAGTTGGTGGATGAAATCAAATCTGGCAAATTCTCCGCTCAAGAAGTGTTGCAAGCATTCCAAGCTAAG GCACTCGAAGCAACAGAAGAAGTAAACTGTGTTACTGAAATGATAGAGGAGGCAAAG GATATTGCACAACTATTGGACAGCCAAGACGAATCCCATGGATTACTTCACGGTATTCCTTTCAGCATCAAGGATAATATCGATGTAAAG ggttatgatTCGAGTCTTGGATTGACGAAATTCATAAACAGTCCGCTGGATGAGGATAGTGTTGTCGTTAAAATATTAAGGCTCCAGGGTGCAATACCTTTTGCAAAGACCAATATACCACAGATAGTTGGAAG CTTTTCGTGCAGCAATCCAATATACGGAGAAACAATACACCCAACTGACCGGACGCGATGCCCAGGTGGTTCCAGCGGTGGTGAGGGTGCCCTCATCTGCTGCAACGCTTCACCTCTCGGCATTGGTACAGACATAGGTGGCAGCGTACGCATCCCGGCACATTTCTGCGGCATATGTGGATTGAAGCCAACAAAGCATAGAATAAG TACAAAGGGCGTACGTGTTGGTCGACCTGGCATAAAAGGAG TGTCTTCAACACCAGGCCCAATGGCACGAGATGTGGACAGTCTTGTACTCTTCATGAGAGCTTTACTAGTACCAGAAATGTTTGAACTAGACAGCAGCGTTCCACCTTTGGTATTTAATGAAAAG GTTTATAACTCCCACAAACGTCTACGAATCGGTTACTGTTGTGACAGCAAACTCTTTCCTCCAGTGCCGTCCTGCAGGAGGGCTGTGTTACTGACCAAACAGCTTTTAGAAGAGTCTGGTCACATT CTTGTGCCATTTCAGTTTCCCGAAGAAGATGGCACCGAATCGCCCATGCTGTATCTATTGAGGGTACTAAATGCTGTAAAGCGGCCCAAGAAAAGTCTAAT GGAAGGGGAAGTTGTTGATGGGTTTCGACAACTACAGTCAAAAACGCCAAATCGATCAAGACTTCAAAGAATCTTAATGAGACCCTTTCAG TCACAACGCGAAAGAATTTTATCGGACCTGTACAATACTGGTTTGGAGGGCATTGAAGAGTTGAACTGTCTGTACGCAACCATTGAA AATTATAATCAACTATTCATGGCACATTGGAAGAAAGAGGCCCTGGATTTGTTGATTACACCTGTAGCAGTCAGTACAGCAGTGAGTTCCACCATGGCTGCCAAATTCAGTG CTATGTTGCAAGGATGGAGTGCTGTTTTTAATGCACTGGATTACCCAGCAGGCACTTTACCAATCACAAATGTAACAGAAGAAGATGACGGAGAACTCGAGAATAGTTACCAAGAGAATGATATGTGGTATAAACTCATCAAAAAG GCTTGCAAGAACTCTGCTGGACTGCCTGTAGGTGTTCAATGTGTAGCACTACCTTGGCAAGAAGAGATGTGCCTCAGaatcatgaaagaaatcgaaAATCTGGTGAACCTGCGTAACCAGCAGCAAGGGCAGTAG